One region of Duncaniella freteri genomic DNA includes:
- the coaD gene encoding pantetheine-phosphate adenylyltransferase yields the protein MTLLFPGTFDPFTIGHASLVERALPLCDRLIIAVGFNPAKSSAESVQERVKTISRLYADRPEIKVISYSGLTVDTCREENAGWMLRGVRTVADFEYERNLADINRSISGIETILLYSLPELSFISSSMVRELASHGHDISQYLP from the coding sequence ATGACACTTCTTTTTCCAGGCACATTCGACCCTTTCACCATAGGGCATGCATCTCTCGTGGAGCGGGCATTGCCTCTATGCGACAGACTCATAATAGCCGTAGGATTCAACCCTGCCAAAAGTTCAGCCGAAAGCGTGCAGGAGCGTGTGAAAACCATATCCCGGCTCTATGCCGACCGGCCTGAAATCAAAGTGATATCCTATTCGGGACTCACCGTCGACACATGCCGGGAAGAGAATGCCGGATGGATGCTCCGAGGGGTGAGAACCGTAGCCGATTTCGAATACGAACGTAATCTCGCCGACATCAACCGCTCGATATCAGGCATTGAGACCATACTCCTTTACTCTCTACCCGAATTAAGTTTCATATCGTCATCCATGGTCAGAGAACTGGCATCACATGGCCATGACATATCACAATATCTCCCATGA